The DNA sequence caggacttgagcagagcaatggGGGATAgcaggtcttggagatgcctcatccacagggtcaccatgaggcaaggttgactcgagggcagttaatgaCAACAAATGCAGTTGAAACACCCTTTATCATGAATGACAAGAAAATTTGCGAATATTCTTTGCAAATATCCAGCGCAATTTCTCTTATGCCTACTACAGTGTAAAGAAGGCTCACTTCCCTTTCCAAATTAAGAGCTATGGCAAGCTGCAAGTGCCTTGCAGGTGCTTTCCTGTGtttgcacatgattttttttaatacgtCAGTCCAAACAGTGCTTTGCCACCTGGGAATCTTCTTTGAAAACCTGTGTTTTATTGGTTCCTCTGTGTCATTGCACTTTTAAAGTGGCAAGCTGTacccaggggaaaaaaacaagttCAGTCCAAGTTCTAGAAAGCTGGCATGTCTACAAAAAAGCAGATGCAAGCATGAAGTTAAATCTCCAGCTCTTCTCTGAGTTGGGAAGAGAGAGTAGACACCGGGAGCGGATAGCTGAGCTTTATGCAACCGTTTtggcgggggccgggttgctgtccctcagacaactggggccgaagccaaaaaataaataattaaatatttttttaaaaaaattaaatatataaataaaccaggacaaatgtaggacaaaattttcaaatggaagacacttttttttaaaaaatggaggacacgcaaaaaattgtgctgattttttaaaaaaatgttaataaatgcatgttctgaggcttctatagacaattgccccccaaaggccccggtggcaatcggcggcaggaccaggctggggccggtcccaaggccttgccgggccgcatccgcccgtgggccgcaggttgcctacccctggcctagaatCTTTGGCTCTTTACTGAGGTTCACCAATATTTATCTTTCCAGTATGTAGCATACTGCCTTCTTGAATTCTTTCTCCCAAAGTCCCACCCAACCCCAATAAACAATATAGTATGTAAGGGACTGTTTTTGGTATGTGTACAAAATAACACATTTGGTTTATCTTGGTTTTATTCTAATTTTAGCTAGTCTGCTCTGATAGTTCTTTCATACTGAACATTTTAAACTTCAAAAAATATTGTGAAGCAATCTTCTGTAATTCTTTAATCATTGTTCATGGATATTCTTAAAACTGTTGTAAGCCCAGCTTGAATGTCACAACACAAGGCAAACCACATAACATCGTTCAAAGAAATGCATGCTGACAAGCAACACAAAAGTGGATGAGATCAGACTAGatttcaaattttgaaaaacagaCTGTAAATGAGCATTACCTTTTTTAATGTTTACTTATAGTACTGCTGTCTCTGTCTATGATCTTCCTCATCCTTCACTTGCCATATACATTGCATTGGCTGCAGAATGAGACACAAAAATTTTAGAACAGCATTTATACAGAGAACTAAAGATGCTCCCtttaggccggttacacaccagcactttagtgcgtgactaGCACCACTAGGattacaaaagggtggtgcttccgcaccgccctaaccctagtgcgtgccgccacgcactaaacggcggcggcccttccatatggccgccgccgtgaggacatCACGGCCACGCCGCCTAGACGGGGcgtgcagacgtgacgtcctcaatctgaggcagggcacctagggcgccctttccacggaccaggaaggagctccgtttcagagcccttcctggtccgcggcgccgctttgctcgctgggcgcagccttcagacggctgcgcccagcgaagcaagggagaaaggccAAGCGGccacttctccccctccccgccgtgcggggaagcggcattttgctgcttccacGNNNNNNNNNNNNNNNNNNNNNNNNNtccccgcagcccgaaaagcggcggatcagggcctcagcggctgccggtgtagccactgaagccctgatactccagggaaaggggcgggtccagactgccccaaatgggcagtctataacTCGCCCCAGTTAGTAAATAAAGTTGAGGGAGGCCCACTGAGTTGTTGTGACTGTTGGCAAAGAAGCTATTGAGATCTGATGTCCCAGTTCCACAACAGTTTATCTCACTTGTCACATATCCAAAGTcttcctttcacacgtagaaggGTAAATTCTATCCACGAACGTGTTCTGATCTAGAGGGCCATTTCCAATTGGTAGGAAGTGATGTTCACCTATTTCTCCTCCCTCTGCAGTTCTCTATTCTTTCACTACTACAGAATAACTGGAATTTAAGGCTCCGGATCTTCTTGTTAATACCAACCAcagtagattcattgaatcagtTGCAGGTGCCAGCCTGGAGACAgctctaccatctgaactaagaccagaaacagaaaatgcaggcctatgactgtcatcttcaatttctttctcctgtctgcctgatgaagaagccagtgtgactttgaaagcttgcagcctgcaattgtgcactttggttgacccaataaaggtatcattgtttggatgttattgcagtTGCAGAATGGTGAGCcaacacacatgcaaatttcACTGATTTACTGGGTCTATCCTGGTTATgactaacaacagaattcaaGCCAGTATGTGTCATAACAAAttgaaataatgaaaacaaaaaaatcatcAAAGCATAAAAGCTGCACTAAGGTTTAATGCACTAGAAGAGTGTGAACATTCATGGTTTCCCAACATACCTGAATTTGACACCTGCATACCCTCCATCTGTCTTGATTTGGCATGGATTGTCAtgtttaatcctctgtcatcctactttttcaattgtttttaaaatgtcctagttcctctttccttctccaacTTTTCCCTTTTGTTCACACATTATTTCGATCCTTGCAAACGGAGAgcgtatctacactgtagaaatagtgatTTGACACCCCTTTGACTGCCatagcttcatcctacagaatccataggatggggctacagccTTAAGTGTCAAATTGCAGTATTTTTTACTGAAATGACAAACGGTTTGCATTAAATTAACTCAGAaaggcagagaggagaggagggggtgaactcttgcccttcccagtagatgcAGTCAAAATCAAACTGCCTCAGTCTCTTCTGGCTTATGTATATGTCTTCCTTAagcaattttgccatcttgaccacactctgatgttgctaggCTGCAGATGTCccagttttgatctgtgaaatgttggagagcacGCAGTTGTGAATTGTGCTTTTCCCACTTTCAACTACTGACGCTGTACATTCAATGGACACTGAGCTCAGCCTGCCACAGTTTGCAATGACAAAATCAACCTGTGTTTGGTCCTTCAGGCTAATCTGCAGAGATTCCTGTTAGGTTTCTTACTTTACATCACAACATTTAGAAACAACAGAGAGTATCACCTACAAGTCCATGTTTGAAAAGCAagtttacttcaaaatatgaatattttctaaatgtaaagaaaaatgcATGCTTTAGGCTTTCATTCACCAATCAGGACTAAGCAGATATTAAAATCTGTGATAGGGTTAATTTCTAATGGGGGGAAAACTCAACACAGACAAACACACCACATAGTTTGAACACCATCAACCCATTTCAAGGAGAAATCAGATTCCTTCAAATTCAGGTCAATCTGGAATGGGGTTTGAACCTTTTCCTACTACTAACTGGTCTCTCCTGCCAGTTCCATCTGAAACTCTTCTTTCTCCCAAATCTTCTATATCTTTGAGAGGTAGGCATACTTAAGAGGGGCTGGCTTAACACAGCAGAGGTCTTCCCAGTCTCTATTTAATTGGAAATGACACtcttatatatttctttaaaacctTTCTGAAACTATAACTCAGTGAAAGACTACATGCTGTACATAAAGAAAGCTCCAGGTTCACTTCCTAGTCTAGTTAAAGGAATTAGGTTGCAGATAATGTAGACGAGAGTAGaaggggttgatgcttcttttaggtgctcctaaAATGGATTAACCTCTCGTCTTTCAGTACTCCACTAAGAAAAAGGGAACAGTTCTTTTTTCAACCCGTAGATAAATCAACCTAGTTTTTTTTTTNNNNNNNNNNNNNNNNNNNNNNNNNNNNNNNNNNNNNNNNNNNNNNNNNNNNNNNNNNNNNNNNNNNNNNNNNNNNNNNNNNNNNNNNNNNNNNNNNNNNCAAAGGCAACCCTGGCCAAGGGCCTAAGCTACCTCTATAGGAAAGGGTTCTGACTATTAAAAATCTGTGCTTCCCACCAATCTTTAAAAGTCAAGATCGGTGGACCTGGAAACTTTCCTTCCTCATTCCTCTCCACCATTCAGTGAGGAGGAAGAAATactattcttctctctctctctctctctctctttctctctctctctctctctatatatatatatatatataataaacacTATGATAATGCTGTACTGTGTTATTGATAAAGATCAATAGCTTAGATGAAGGAATAGATGACAATACTATATGACAATACTGTACCGTGTTATTGATAAAGAGCAATGACTTGGACAAAGGAATAGATGGCAATACTATCACAATACTGTACTGTGTCATCCATAaatatcaatgacttggatgaaggaacagagggcatgcttgtcaaatttgcagatgacaccaaattaggaggagtagctaatactccaaaggacaggatcaagattcaaaatgacctgaacagactagaaagctgggccatagctaacaaaatgatattcaacacagaaaaatgtaaggtactgcacttagggcagaaaaaagaaatgcatggatataggataggggacacctggatgaaggAGATCtaagtcttagtagaccacaagctgaatatgagtcaacagtgtgatgcggcagctaaaaaggccaatgcgattctaggctgtatcaatagaagtatagtgtctagatcaagggaagtgatagtgccactgtattctgcctttatcaggccccacctagaataatGTGTcctattctgggcaccacaattcagaaaggatgttaagaagctggagcgtatccagaggaaggcaactaaaatagtgaaggatcGGGAAAGCATGCCCTGCAAGGAGATactgagggagctgggggtgtttagcctggggaagagaaggttaagaggtgatatgatagccctgttttatatttgaagggatgtcatattgaagagggagcaagcttgttttctgctgctccagagactaggaccctgagcaatggatgcaagctgaaggaaaagagattccacctcaacattaggaggaacttcctgacagtaagggctgttcgacagtggaacaaactctttcctcggagtgcagtggagtctccctccttggaggtcttcaagcagaggctggatggccatctgtcggggatgctttgattgagagttcctgcatggcagaatggggttggagtggatggcccttgtgaatctatgattctactctgCACCAGCTCAGGGGCATTCTGAGTACATGGAGACATTCTTTTTATTAGTCCCTGCATCTCTTGGAAGAAATCCTTTGGGGGAAAGTGAGGAGAGGCTTAGTTTTGTTAAGAGGCAGCAGCAGGTGCCCACCCTCAGGACCCATTTTAATTTCCTGGAATGGCAGGAGTGaccagagtgcctctgagcatagtCAAACCACcttaactctcccccccccctccttatgATCTCCAGGATGGGTGGATAGTCTAATTAGGGCAGGAAAAGAGAGATCTTGGTGGCCCTGGGGGCCAGTGGCCGGTCTGTAGCTGAAGAGAAGGTGACCATAACTTTAGCAGGTggggaccatagaatcatagagttggaagagaccccaagggccatccagtccaacctcattctgccatgcaggaactcccagtcaaaggaAGAAGCCCCTGATGATCCCAGGGGATTTAGCATCTTCAGGGTGTTTAGGCCATTGCCGCTGGCGTTTAATGGTGTCACGGTGGGCCATGTTTGTATATTTTGTGTCATTTTACACTGTTTTTTAGCCagttattttaattgctttttaaaaaagttatcctGCGATCTTTGTCACCGATTtgatctgtgagccgccttgagccccattctgggagaaaggcggcgcagaaatgaaacaaaaaaatggAGACATGGCCTATGTTTTCACCTTCTGCCCGGGAGGGTTTCCACAATGTCCTCTATTTGGAGCATGACTGCTGAAGCATGGCTCTCCCGTTATAAGAGTCTTTACCGTTTAGTTTTTCAATGCCCCCCATCATGGGTCTCCAGTGTCCTCCATTTCGCCGCTTTGCAAGGGGAGGacgggattgggggggggggattaagcaCAGGAACAGGCACGGCAGGTCCTtcgtttccttccttctttccctttctttctttcctttcttccttcccttttaatttccttccttccttatctttctttcttttcttcctccttcccttctttccttccctttgttttcttcctttcccttatcttccttcttccttcctccattcttccttcctccattcttccttcctttcattcctttatccatccatccatccatccatccatccatccaaccatccttccttccttcccttcatttttcttctttttttctttgtttccttccttctctttccttccatctctttctctttctttctttctttccttccttccttccttccttccttcctcctctttccttccatctttctttccttccatctctttccttccttcccttctcttcattCCTTTATCCAtacatccatccttccttccaatcatcttccttccttcttccttttttctttgtttccttctttccttctctttctttcttttcttcctccctcccttctttccttccttttgtttccttccttcccctcatcTCCCTTCTTTGTCccctcattcttccttccttccttccttcccttcattCCTTTATCCGTCCATCCAGCCACCCATTcacccatccttccttcccttcaccttccttccttctcttccttttcttcctcccttccttctttccttccctttgtttccttccttcccctcatcttccttccttcccttcattcctttatccatccatccattcatccttccttccttccttccttccttccttccttccttccttccttccttccctccctccctgacccCTTCCTTGACGGGGCTctgctctttcttctcttccagagGAGGCTCCTGCTGCCGGAGGAGGACATCCGTCGGGGCGCCGCTTCCTCTTCGACCTGGCCTCTCTGCCGGAGGGGGACGAAGTGCTGGGGGCCGAGCTGAGGGTCCTGCGCCGCCCAGACCCCCAACACCCCCCTGaaccccaccgcctcctcctctccacttgCCCCCACGACGGAGGAGCCCCACCACTGCCACTAACAGACGGAGCCGCCGAGGGAGCCGAGGGAGCTGGCGTCGGAGGGTCCCCCGGGGGTCTGCTGCTGGACTGGCGTCGGGGGCCCCCCTCGGACCAGGGCCCGCACTGGGAGGTCTTCGAGGTGGGGGCCCAGGCCTTGAAGGAAGCAGCGGGCCcaagtctttgcctgctgctgCAGGCGGAGTCCTGGGATGCCCCTGCGGGGAGGGTGCTGTCGGTGTCCGGGCTGGGCTTGGGCCGGGACTCGGAGCCCCCGCACCTTCGGGCGCTGCTGGTGGTCTTCTCCCGGGCCAAGAGGAAGGAGAGCCTCTTCCAGGAGCTCCGGGAGAAGGCCAGGGCCCTGGGCAGCGCAGGGAGCCAGGAGAGTGGACGGCCAAAGGGGCGACAGCAGCATCATGCCCCCGGGGGACGTCGGAGGCGCAGGACCACCTTGGCCGGCAGGGCGGCAgcggcagcctcctcctcctctgcagcctCCTCTGCAGCATCCTCATCCCAGTCTTCCTCGCCGTCGGGGCCTCGCGGGGGCCAAGGCAAGAAGTCCCGGAGCCGGTGCAGCCGCAAGGGTCTGCAGGTGAACTTCAAGGCCTTGGGCTGGGACGACTGGATCATCGCCCCCTTGGACTACGAGGCCTTCCACTGCGAGGGCGCCTGCGAGTTCCCGCTGCGCTCCCACCTGGAACCCACCAACCACGCCATCATCCAGACCCTGATGCACTCCATGGACCCCGAGGCCGCCCCCCCCAGCTGCTGCGTCCCGGCCAAGCTCAGCCCCATCAGCATCCTCTACATCGACGCCGGAAACAACGTCGTCTACAAGCAGTACGAGGACATGGTGGTCGAGGCCTGCGGCTGCAGGTAGCCCAGGAGGACCTCCCCTGGAAGCCCCTCCGCACCGCAGAACTCTCCCCGACACCCACCCGTCACATTTGGGGTCAACCAGACAGTAAAAATAATCCCGGGTTGAATCTgggttgttcacatgcatttcgaatgcatcTGGTTAAGTTTTTGTTGTCGTGGCCAAaccccccacttaacccagggTAGTCCATCTCAAGACCTTATCACTTGACTATCAAAACCAACTTACCTCTATCTGATTTAAAGCTCAATTCGGGCGGCATCCTGAGATTTTTGTTGCCAAATTTGCAGCCCAaatacagggacatagccaggatttggggggggggtccagactgagtgccaccattataatgaggcttgggtgcagtggcacagcagcacacaccattcattttatctaacNNNNNNNNNNNNNNNNNNNNNNNNNNNNNNNNNNNNNNNNNNNNNNNNNNNNNNNNNNNNNNNNNNNNNNNNNNNNNNNNNNNNNNNNNNNNNNNNNNNNgcgacacccccccccgcccacctaacctggtctggtccttcactgagtacccggcaggtagggcctgggctcacacagcttcccctccaggcccaagccaggtctcagtaatgcaagccaggtcacagttgttatcctcgaGTAGATAATaaatgatgtgggacttgttcttgatggacctggcgttgcacaggagcagagtcagggtttgtggtatggttggagtgaccctcaggtccctttggttaggagagggacaggaaggagagataggtattaagcatcgatcacAAGATTCGTTATACAAGGAAATGAAATGTAGGTGTTCAAAGATGTCCCGACTCCCATATTAAGGCGAAGAAAAGATTACCAATTCTTGACAGAACAACTAAAAAAATATAGAATCCCATTTAGATGGGAAGAGATCGAAGGCGTGTCTTTTACCTGGAATCAAAGAAGATACCGCCTAAACACGATCGAAAAAGGGAGCGACTTCTGGAGGGAGCAcaggaaagaaattgaaaaacattggcggggtacagaccgccgctttgcggcggtctgccgccgccgccagctaGTCCGTggcggagccggagcctccataaggcacggctcccctgcggactgaaaaagaagctccaaaatggagcttctttttccgtcgcatttgcgacgtagcaaggcgccaggggcgcactcgctacgtcacaagggatgCGATGCgaacggacgctcagcgtccgatacgcaaagatggcgccggccatgtagaagggccggcgccatcttgtacggacggagtccgtactaggcccaggggcgtctataagagacgtcccattttaaaaaaggcctataagagacgccccttttttaaaatgggatgtcctccggacgtcccaaagggcaatatagaaagccccATAGGAATATCAATAGGAAAAATGGAAAAGACTCAAGAAACTGTGAAGTAAGTGTTAAAGATGGATTGATATCTAAACAAGATACATCAGGAAACAGAATAAGAGAAAAGTTGactgaagaggaggaaagagaggtgaACCCCAGAGAAGCCGAAAGTAGAGAAGATTTAATTAAAGAAACAGAGATTGATAGTCTGGGAGAAGGTGAAAGGAGTCTAGAATAGCAGTAATAAAAGCAAAAGATAGGATAATATCAATCCTAGTTAAGTACCAACATAGGTGAAGATCCAGGCAATTTCTTTTGGATGGATGAATCTCTCAGTTTCAGCTTCTCTTATATTTAGTTCCATTTAATCACAGGGTTTTTTCCCTACCCTGAATATAAAGAAATTGGTAGATTTTGGTAATTTTTTAATCAAATGTAGACCTAATgtctatgattttatattttggtGTACATCATGTAACTTAATACTGTacatacttagctatgtagcagatgTGCTAAGGAACCTgcctagtgaattgcaaagatacaCATCAGGACACCAGTAAGTGAGTCCCCAATGTACTTCAGGCTCTCCTGATATGTATTGGCACTCCCTAGCCAGTGTTCCAATGCACATCAGTCATATTTTGCATTGGTTATGATGGGCACTGATCAATTCATGGGCTCCCCTATGTAGTAACATCATGGTAGCTCCTTACTGAATTCAGATGTTGCAAAACAGTTCTATTTCCTGTAGACAGAAGTCCGCTTACAAAGAAGTAAGTCCCttactgaattccagccataaGGTAAAGGGACCTTTTAAGTCCCTTACTGAATTGCAGCCATAAACCTTTgattatttcattgttgttgttttttaaatggttttattataTGGAGGAAAGTGAGAGGGGGGGGaatcatacaaataaaaatatatataatcagaTATAAGACCAAGACAACTACTTATCAGGTAGTCAAAATATAGAATGTTGCACACAAGAATGAAAGTCTGGAGAAGGAaagatttttaaacttttattcttgctgAGTGAGATCCCACAAggcttttgtgtattttttaagaAAATTATCTTCGCATTTGGGGACTAAAAGAAGTATGTGAAGTTTTCATTCTAACTGCTGAGAAAAAATGCTTGTCTTTTGCTTGTACACTGGTGAaattttttgaattttcttttcttttttttctttttctttctttttctttattttttgataGCATATCTCAATGTGCAACTGATTTAGCCCAAGGAGAGATCACCACAGCAGCAgctatgttaaaaatacaaatggtttggggtttttgttcCTTTAAGACAGCTGCAGATCcggtggccctctagatgttgaactgcagcttccattatTTTTCAACTTTGTTTTTCCTGGGtgggatgatggaagctgtagtccaacaagatCTAACAGGCCTCACAATCCCCAGCCTTGCTTTAAGAACTTAGTTCAAATATGTCAAAAATAGCAATGATATTGCTTTTATAACACTTTCAAACAGTGCTCCAAACAATGGCTCCAGTCAAAGGAAACAGAAGAGCACTCCTTCCTGTTCTAGAATCTGGAATTACTACCACTCTTTTGCATATACGGCCATGCCTCTTGGTATGTAGCCACACGGAGTTACCTAGAGTGCTTACGCATATCAACAAACCAGTTGTAACAGTTTAAATCTCCACTAGGAGATCTTTCATCAAAGTAATAGGTCTTGCATGGCCATTCAAGATCAGAACAATCCACAGTTCTTTCCCTTACAACAGGTATAGTTCACAACCTTGGTTTGCAATCCAACACCCTCTCAGTACAGTGTAAATGTCTGTGTGCATGTCAGCACCACACAACCACTATGCAGAACAGAAACATTACACAACCCATATCttatagtcttctctgtgtctccgactgatgcagtgactaaggagggcatctctcctctaaatgcctgcttggagtcagtaatgggctggatgagggaaaacagactcagtttgaatccagagaaaacggaagtactggtgataggttctcctggtccggggaaggaaattgttccacctgtcctgaatggggtcacgctccctgtgaaggactctgttcgcagcctgggggtgctcctggactNNNNNNNNNNNNNNNNNNNNNNNNNNNNNNNNNNNNNNNNNNNNNNNNNNNNNNNNNNNNNNNNNNNNNNNNNNNNNNNNNNNNNNNNNNNNNNNNNNNNtatagtatagtatagtatagtatagtacagTATAGACCACTGtaaatggctcaatgctatggaattctgagacttTTAAAAAGCTTCCTGTGTGagccattgagccttctctgtcagagagccctggtaccacaacaaactacaaatcccagggtcccacAGCATGGATCCagcttggcagttaaagtggggttgttatttcctgcagtgtggatggatgCAGTCctagcaacaacaaccaaaccccttcctcctgctgctgagagaaaaaggaaagcagcAAAGAGAACCTGGGAGGACTTAGGGGAGGAATGTCCCCCTCCCACAACACAAATGAAACGATGAAAGAGGCCTTGAGGTTCTTAAAATGtctgagggggaggaggaagggaaggcccTCCCAGGGCTGAAGGAGATaaaggcaacagcagcagcagcagcagccatccCCCAAAGAGATTGCTGCTGCAGTGCTTCCTTTCCCAGGCGCCCAGgatggctgaggaggaggagtgcaagaagaaaggaggcagcagcaggaacaGGCGCCATCCCAGAAGTAAGGGCCTGGGAGGGAGGCATGTGGTGGCTGCTCTTgttgccattgctgctgctgctgctactactgctgtTGCTTCTATTCTTGTTGTGTTGCTTTccgatttatggccaccctatcattgggttttcttggcaaggtttattcagaaggaGGGTACAGAGACcactgtgccattgccttccccttgaagaggttgagagagtgtgacttggagcAGGGAGTGGAACCCTGGGCTGGTCCCAAGTGTCCTAACCCAACCCTCAAGCCACTCACACCACTGTGGTTTGCTCCTGtgagtcctctgaggctgagagagtgtgacttggctaaacATCTGAGTATggattccaactctggtctccaaagtgtCCTAACCTCAAGCCACTCCACTATGGTTTGCTCCTTTGagtcctcttaggctgagagcgtgtgacttggtCCAACTTGATTCTGTGAGCCCttttaggctgaaagagtgtgacttgggagcaggaattcgaaccctgggctccaggtgTCCTGATCCAACTCTCAAGCCATTCCACTATGGTTTGATTCTGTGagtcctcttaggctgagagagtgtgacttggtctgAGGAGGGATTTGATCCTGGTCTCCCAAGTGTCATAACCTAACCCTCAAGCCACTCCACTATACTGACTCTCTTTAGCATTTACTCTCACTCATAATTTTCATTGGTATGGTGCATGCAGTGCCATCCCAGTAGAGGCACTTTTTTTTTGGAACTGAGGTGTTCCTTGCCAAAAGCATGAAATCCAAAGGGTAAGTGTATTGTGCCCTGCATATTATGGTAATCTGTGAAGAGTGAATAatgttggaggctgagagagtgtgacttacctaaggtcacccagtaggtttcatggctgagtagggattcgaaccctggtctccagagttgtaatccaacattcaaaccactacatcatgcaggCTCTTGGAGCCAAATGGTCCTCCTTTTTCTGGAGTGGTGCCTTCTCTGCAAACacaccttttcctttcctttccaccaaGTAACTTCTCTCCCAGTTTCTGGCCCTTTCCAAAGCTGGcttcccca is a window from the Sceloporus undulatus isolate JIND9_A2432 ecotype Alabama chromosome 1, SceUnd_v1.1, whole genome shotgun sequence genome containing:
- the GDF7 gene encoding growth/differentiation factor 7, giving the protein MGFEPFPTTNWSLLPVPSETLLSPKSSISLREEAPAAGGGHPSGRRFLFDLASLPEGDEVLGAELRVLRRAPPLPLTDGAAEGAEGAGVGGSPGGLLLDWRRGPPSDQGPHWEVFEVGAQALKEAAGPSLCLLLQAESWDAPAGRVLSVSGLGLGRDSEPPHLRALLVVFSRAKRKESLFQELREKARALGSAGSQESGRPKGRQQHHAPGGRRRRRTTLAGRAAAAASSSSAASSAASSSQSSSPSGPRGGQGKKSRSRCSRKGLQVNFKALGWDDWIIAPLDYEAFHCEGACEFPLRSHLEPTNHAIIQTLMHSMDPEAAPPSCCVPAKLSPISILYIDAGNNVVYKQYEDMVVEACGCR